In a single window of the Acyrthosiphon pisum isolate AL4f chromosome X, pea_aphid_22Mar2018_4r6ur, whole genome shotgun sequence genome:
- the LOC107883405 gene encoding uncharacterized protein LOC107883405, translating into MEQQNTNIGSPPILISIPAHKSRQMKMSTVNGCYDLVDDSNDLINYQTIENNINLSAEKKQNMCCCAEIEKLKKIIKSKDEQILTQIIINNTNQIKVCTVLENMDKKINKLLESDKRTHSIAFPLPKIPAPFIELLPITSINSLEVVEQLLSVDCDNFNRNVEELKTYLLLKTGNLQTLSSAVKSAFDICFTREIASLFSFQGKTKKPFVKLSIYKVLHETLSGRIHTTEEEKVFSNIISNILKHSGNHYKNKV; encoded by the exons ATGGAACAACAGAATACGAACATAGGCAGTCCACCTATATTAATTTCCATTCCTGCACATAAAAGTCGccaa aTGAAAATGAGTACAGTTAATGGCTGTTATGATTTAGTTGATGACagtaatgatttaataaattatcagacAATCGAAAATAACATAAATCTATCAG ctgaaaaaaaacaaaacatgtgTTGCTGTgctgaaattgaaaaattaaaaaaaataattaaaagtaaagatgaacaaattttaacacagataataataaataatacaaaccaAATAAAAGTATGTACTGTATTGGAAAACAtggacaaaaaaattaataaactattggAAAGCGATAAAAGAACTCATTCAATTGCATTTCCACTTCCCAAAATCCCAGCACCATTTATTGAACTACTACCAATAACAAGTATAAATAGTTTAGAAGTAGTTGAACAACTGCTTTCGGTAGACTGTGATAATTTTAACCGCAATGTGGAAGAATTG aaaacttatttattgttgaaaacTGGCAACCTACAAACTTTAAGTTCCGCTGTGAAATCTGCGTTTGATATATGCTTCACAAGAGAGATTGCTTCCTTGTTTAGTTTTCAAGGCAAAACAAAGAAGCCATTTGTAAAACTTAGTATTTACAAAGTATTGCatg AAACATTGTCTGGAAGAATCCATACCACTGAGGAAGAAAAGGTATTctcaaatataatttcaaacattttaaaacatagcggaaatcattataaaaataaagtataa